Part of the Lolium rigidum isolate FL_2022 chromosome 6, APGP_CSIRO_Lrig_0.1, whole genome shotgun sequence genome, TTTTCCAATTCCTTTTCCAGCACTGAAGTTTGTATCTTAAACACTTTCCCGCAGAACTGAATTTGGTGTACATGGATTAAACTCTGCTGCTGCTTGTATGCTGAACTTGAATTTGGTGTTGGTCTGTAACTGAATTTCGTGTTGTCCGTCCGCAAGTTCCTGAAAACTGCAGTGAGAATGGCTTCTGGGATCGTGCGTCTTGGCTGCCAGCTCGAGGAATTTTTGTTGGTCGGAGGGGGCGGAGGGACTACCGGATGGGGGTGGACGGAGCCACGGAGCAGCCGGATGGGGTGTGGCGGAGCAACCAgaggtgggcggaggcggcgtcgAGCCGCCGGCTAGGAGGCGGACGGAGAATCCGGAGGAGAGGCCAGCATGGACCCCCCAGTTTTATGCAGTGCGGCGGCGGGAGCAGCAGAGCTCCGACGGACAACGCCATGGTGCTTTCTTCCTTTTACTGCCAGCCTCGACTTGCAACTTGGGGAAGATGGCACTAAAACGCTGCTGGCCCTTGGATGGAAATGGATGGTGGATGTAGGGCCTCGAGGCACAGCGTGCCTTGTGAACGTCAAGGCACTGGATCCCTGTCCGAGCGGGAGGTAGATGGCTTCGATGTCCGGGTCGTCGAGGAGCGCCTCGTAGGAGCCGTGGAGGCGCGTGCCGGCGGGGAGGCCGTTGTCCGCGGCGAAGAGGCGCGCCTTGTCCCCGGAGCGGCTGGCGACGGCGGCCACGTCGACGGCGGGGCCCACCAGAAGCATGGCCCGCGAGAGCTTGCGCGCGATGGAGCCGCAGCCCATGATGCCGAAGCGCACCGGGCTCGGCGGCTCCTCCGGCGGTGGCACGGCGGCGGACGACATTGCGAGCGGAATGTGGAGCCGCGATCTGCCGGCAGGAACTCGGATCGAGAATCGACGCGCATTGGGGGAATTTTCGGGGTGGCTGAACAAGAACGCGGCGCCACAATCAGCTACGGCCATCTCCCCTCCGGTGTTGAATCGATTCAAAATCGTAACAAAGAAGACAGTCTCTTATTCAGTGCTCATCTCATCTGAGTCCAGTGTATAGTGTGATTAGCCGCTTGGGTGCAGCTCCTGCTGGGCCATTTTATATTGAACCACTATTTCTTATTGAAGTTGATTATTGGACCAACTATTGCGCCTGTTCGtatgtaagagcatgtctagcagatTTCGTATTTCTTTCTCCCGTATAACGAGTATTTCGTCTCGTATCAAAAAATTGCTCACGGAAGAGACATtctgtctagcagaccccgtatttcgctccgtattttaaaaaattaaaatcccGGGAAATTTATTCGATAGTTCATCATCATGGATCATACATACAGATCATACATTTAATAGATCGCGTCTTCTGCTAAACCTATCTACTCGTCAAGGATGACGAATGGCGCTCTGCCGGCAGCCTCCCTCGCCTCGaattccgccgcctcctcctctgcctccgcccgagcaGCTTCGGCGGCATCCTTGTCGGATGCGGCCACCGCCTGCAGGAAGAGGGGGTcatcctcctccgcttcctcctcgccggctcgcggagctcctccgcttcctccgccgctggtgctcctgATGCGCGCGTCCCATGCCGCCTTCGCAGCGCGGCTTCTCTCCCACTCGGCACGCCACTTCTCGAAGTCGCCGCCGCTCATCGACTTGAGCGGCGGATCACCAGCGCCCGCCCGCGGCGAACTCACGGAGCGACGGCGGCACGTACAGCGCGTCggcgtaccggcacgccgcacggcgactcccggcggcggagcgcttgcattggcgccgccacgcctcctcgacggtgtccggcgagcgggatcgcttcgatccgctcgcgggACACGCGGTACTGCTTCGGCGAGCGGACATGGTGACCGGCGGTTGGAATGCGGAGGCGAGCAGCGcgggatttctcgccggagctttgcggggaggcggcggcgcacggcaaagctagggttgcgagagggtcgaacccctcactcgcaccttcgcCCGGTATATGTAGGGGGTGGCGGTGTGGATTTGTTGGGGCCCGTATTcggccgaaacgggccggcccgcatacggggcctgctagacggcccaaaccacgCTCACCCTGtatctcgccggaattttacggggtgggcgggttttaaggggcctgttagacatgctctaacaccGAGtttcttttctgattttttctttCACTTTCTCATCTTTTGCCTAATGACCAATTCGACCAAGTTTTTGTTTAGCAAATGCCATTCGGCTAGCTCTATTgatttgcaaacatagttacaacgttTACAAGAGCGTTTAGAATGAAACTAAGGGGTTCCTTGACCTAAATACATGAagaatttgaaataaaagcacTCCTAAACAGAATGAAACTAGGTTTCTGTGTCAATGTCATCGGTGGCAAGTTCGGGTTTCTATGTTCCTTTTTATCTTTTCTTTGTTCTGCTTTATAAAATAAagagatttttctctccaccttgtatcggttcggcAGTTGCAACTTTATTTATAAAACGGGGTGAAAAGCCTATTTCGAGAAACAGTGAAACTACGGGTTCCTCGACCCAAATACATGAAGAATTTGAAAATTAGAGCACTCCTAGCTAGTTCATGTGTAACCACATTGGCTTCCCTAGTTACTCAATCGTAACTCTACCCAAACCACTCCATAAGATAGAGCAATCATTATAAATTGCAGCAGCCGATGTTGATGTGGCGCCTCCTTGAATCATCGAGCTTCTTCATGTGCAAGCGCCTCTGTTgcggctcgaaggaggaggaggaggagggatggcTGGACGTTGGAGCTGGGCCTTCGAGATGAAGGTGGCCTCTGTCGCGCTCAGGCCGCGTGGATGGCGAGGTTGTGGGATGAGCATGGCTTTCAGCGTCAGATCTAACTCAACTGGCCGGGACATGTGTCCGGGAATGCTACCGCATGGCCAATGTCGTGGGTGTTTGTGATTGGTGGTTGTTGGTTGTTGGTGAAGTGGAGTTGCCCAGCTACCATGGATTTTGTGGTATGGGCCCTCCGGTGGGGCATGCCAGGACAGATGGTACTCCTGCCAAATGCCCGCATTGACCGTGCTATACTGCCAACGACGGTGCCGTAAGTGCCATGGTCCTTCTTGGATCTTTGTTCCTCTGTGTCGCCACCTTCTTGAAGGCACCACCTTAAAGCTCGTGACATTTATGGGACTACGAGTGATACGTTGCTTCTTATGGGGAGATGGGGGGGGGGGTGTCGGGTGGCACCAAAGTTGGAGAAGCGTTCGTGGTTGCATTTTGTAGGCAGGGCTATGACATAGCCAAGTCGTGCAACGTTGTAGTTCACTTGAGAGCGGGGTAACTCAAGGTGGCAGCGCCGAAGATGGGAGTGTTGTGATGGTGACCTAGTCTTGTGTGGGCGATGGGGCTTTGTTGCTTGTTCGGTTTTTATCCCCATTTCCTTAAAAAAGGATGCTCTATGGTTTTTAGGACCGAATTTTCTTCTAAAGTAGATCAACTCCattcttctactccctccgtttcatattAATGGACTGTACTTTATCTAGATTTGTATGAATCTAGTTAACTTTTTGAATTAGATGCatttgtatctagataaaattgagttatttaatatgaaccggagggagtatatgaattGTAGGAACACCCTGATGTATAGATATTTCTCGAAAATTAAACTGCCACCAAGTGTTTCAAAAACTCAGGAAAAAGGTGCAACGCAACCACACTGGGCATCGCCTGACGACCTCCCTATTTAACACCCCTCCCGAGCCCCGGTGTCAAGGCTCTCCCACTtctccctcctcttcctcttgctcgCATGTGTGCCTCTTTCCAACCACTAGTTATCCTTCACCCTCTCTTCGCATCATTGTCGCCGTCCGTGGAGAACATGTTTTCGCGATCAAACTCGCCATTGACCAAGTCCATCTCCACGAGACTAGGAAGGACCTCCGAAGGAACCACAGTCATCAACGATCCATTCCCATCGCCGAAGTAAGTCTCTTTCTGCACGCATAGGACACGAAAGTGACCAAAGCTAATAGGTGACCCCCCATCACAACATTTTCATTTTTTCCCAAGGAGCCACCGGTTTGGAGTAAACCCACTTGTcaacattttattattttattctaaaaaaaCATTTTATTATTTTGTCTGAAGACGCCACCGAGATTGGATTACGCTTTCATGTTCTGAAAACGGGTTCGTGTATTGTTTTGCACACATAAAAGTTGGAGGCGTATTTTTACTTGTATGCCTTTGACGTAGCCATTTCCCTGTTTATTTATCTAGTTGAGGATTTGAATTCGAAGTATATTTGTCTATGAAATCATTTGAACCGTACGATTGGGGTTACCAAATTCCTATGGAATCCATTCCTACCCCTCCCATTTCATAAGAATCTCAATATAAAGCTCAAACcacatttttttttcctttgaaaaGTCCAATGCACGTTACTCTTCTCTTTCCTCAGTCTGACAACATTTCTGCCATTATTTCCTCTGCACCATCCAAATACACCTTTGTTTTCTTTCTATTCCTACGTTGTAAAAAAACAAAGAAGCCTCGATTATTTTTTCTCATCATTGGAGAAGCATGTAGGTCAAAATGTTGCTTTCAAACTAAGTTCCGAAACACGACACAAAGAAGACTGGAATGCCCTGATTGTGTTTTAGTCTTGTGGGAACATCGTATGGGATtctccgcaaaaaaaaaacatcgtaAGGGATtacgatgggggggggggggcacggaCATCATCCGGGATCAGCACGCACGGCGACGAACCTGCACCGGTGCAGGGAGGGCAGCGTCGCCGTCATGGTCACCTCCCTGATGCCGATGTTCCAGCAGCGGTCACCTCGCACTCCCGACAGTCCTTCTGATTCTGATCCAAGAGTGCGGTATATCCATCCATCGGCGGCGACTGACTATCGTTGCGCCAAATCCCCTGTCGCCTCATGTAAGTCGGCATGTCTTGCTCTGCATTTCATCCATTCCTTTCCAGTGAACACCCTGTAAAAATACATGGCATCCCATGAGCGCGGAACACTCCATACAACAGAAGTAGAAGCACATATTCAAAGCACCATACAACTAGCCTCTGATTCAATGTTACTACTTAAAGATACAGAGAAACATTGCTGATACAGAGCTCTGCAAATCCAGAGAGATAATGCAACCCAAATGTCTTTTCTTtttgagtgaattccacttttttaccctgtagttgtgcatttgtgacacatattaccccatttagtgaaACTTTTACCAAAATATCGCATTTAGGAGACTTTAAACACGGTTTAGACCCAATTTATCATTCTACTTGTTATTGTTAGATAGAATAGGTATGATACGTCGATGTGGAGTGATAAAATATGTAAATATAGAAGGATCTCACGGACGATTTATGCCCAAACTTGTTTAATCCATATGTTCCCTTCATCACTAACGTTTTTATATTTTTGGACCCTGATCGTCACCTAACACCTTGCCCAATGGACACAAACCAAAAATTAAGGGTAGAAAGCTTTTAAAATGGGTAATCTACACAAATTTTCACTCGACGaggtaattagtgtcacaaatgcaaaactacagggtaaaaagtggaattcactctttcTTTTTTAAGTGGTGAAGGAAACaagtgcttcttttcaatttgtgAGAGTGCTAAAAACATCTTCAGAGAAAATAAAACACATTCAGGGAGAGTGCTACAGAGGTGGCGATGTCTCATATGCTGTACACAAAGCTCAAACGAATGTACCGTAAACATGTAACCTTGTAGCGTATTAGTAACTACGGTGCAGCAGCTGAAACTATATAGGAACGGAAAAAATCAGAAGATTTCATTAAAAATCACAGTTCCACGAAGTTATACTCATATGCATTTGTTTATGTGTGGTGTTTGCCGATGTTGTTGGCTGCATTATTCACAtaacttatttgtatttttttctttATAATGCACATGCTACACTACTGATCGTGTATACCATACCCAGGCCTGGAGCTGCACTACTTTGAATATAACTAGCTGGCGACATGGATGTTCTTCGTCTGAACCACAGTAGGAGTAGATACAAGACACTAAAACTGTTTTTGCCAACATAACAGATGCTATTCAACGTGGGAAATATTCAAAGGACGCAGGGGAGGGGGTGAGGGGCTGAATTTACTTTCAAACAGGGTAACAGACGATACTTCTATTCTGCTATTTATTATCGTGCGTACATGCATATGTGTTGCAATTGATGACCACTGTGTAACACCCCGATACCGGGTATGACACCCTGCTGTTATTGCCATGTGAAAGAAGAAAGTTCGGTTGACTAGCTTTGCTATTGTGGCTAGCTAAAAACAGATCATCAACGAAAGAAGATGTAGTGTTACCTGTCACGAGATGAGGATACTTGGTATATGACTGATCTTCAACCAATCCTTGCCTGTCTCTTTTCTGCAATTTTCAGTCAGTGCAGAGCTACAACCACTGACAATCAACTCTTCCAGTGCAGTCAAACATCGCAAACCTTCTGGTAATGAGACCAACTTTTGGCAGCAGCTTATCTCCAGAGATTCAAGTGCTATGAGATCACCTAGCCATTCTGGAAGGACTTCCAAATCAGTGCAATTGTCAATCTTCAGCTTACGAAGCATGCTAAGGTACCTGATGGCCTGTGGCAAAACATGTAGGCTTTCGCAGTACTCGATAGTCAGATACTCAAGTTTTGGCCTATGCTGCAGTAAATTCCAATCATTTGATGATGCATGGCAATTTGTAATCCACAGTCTCCTAAGAAGTGACGCAGATTTTGAAGATGATGGACTGAACATCCTACCAACTGATAACAACTCACTGCTGTTGGATAGTGACAGATCGGATATAGCATCTGGGAGGCATGGATTCGGCCTCATCTTTGGACATCCACTTGCAGTGACAGTTTTAAGAACTGGAAACATGAATGTTTCATGTTGACTCTCTTTACTATCCATTGCCAATGAAGTTGGCCAGATCTCTAGCTCAGGCATGTCTTCAAAATGGAGTTCCTTCAGTGACTGGTATAGTGTGTTTTTCTGTCCTGCTGTAAGTATTTCAGAACTCATGTTACGGACACTGCTCATGTGGCGGAGCTCAAGAGACTGGAGGTAGGGAATATGGCCAAGAGGTGGGACGCATATACAGTTAGGGATGTTTCCTAAACTTAGGGAGGTAATATTTGGAAGCCAGGACTCCATGCTCTTCATCATCCAGCTGGGAAATTTAGTGCCCATGTAGCCACATATTTCAAGGACCTCAAGGTTTTCAGGAGGCATTAGAACTTCAAGAAATGATTCAACATTCTTCAGATCATCAGAAGAACATGAACTGGTCCATGACACACTCAAGGTGCCTAGTTTCCTCTTGTTCCTCAAGTTTGCTCTCTTGGCATCGTTTGTCAAATTCTTCTTCTGTGAGCAGCATTCAATTTTAAGAAAGCCAGTCAGAAGATGTAGGTCTTTTAGCTCCGCAATGCTGCTGCATGTGTCACCTATAATGAGCAGCGATAATGTTTCAAGTTTAGTCCATTGCCCAAATCCACGAGGCAGTTTCTCCAAAGATAGACACTGGTCATTTTTTAGGTGCTTCAGACTGGTGATGGTAGTCATGCCGTCAGGTAGCTTGGCTAGAACCTCACAGCCAACAAGGCTCAAACTCTCCAACATCACGAGGCCAGTTATAGACTCAGGTAGCATACGAAGACTCCAGCACTGAAACAAAATAAGCTCCTTCAAACTATGAAGATTCCCTATTGATTCAGGCAATTCCTCCAGACCGATATTCCATGAGAGATCTAATGTCTGCAAGTTTGGCAGGTGACTGGTTGCTATGGGCAACGCCAGACTGCGTGCATGGTGTGATATAATGAGAGTTTGAAGCTCTAGAAGGCCACCAATGGATCCAGGTAATTCTGATAAACTGCTACAGTGAGACATATCCAGAGTTTGGAGCCTTCTAATGCATCCTATTGAGTTTGGGATTGCCTCAAGATCACTGCACTGCGATAAATTCAGGTGCAACAAATTTGAGAGATTCCCAATATTTATGGGCAATGCTCGGAGAACTCCACACCGTGAAAGGTTCAAGAAATGCAAACTTTGCAGTCTGCATATAGTGTCAGGAAGAGTCTCAAGGATGACACACCCTTTGAAATTCAAGGCTTGCAAACTTTGTAGTTCACCGATGGAGTTGGGTAATGTCCATAGGAAACTGCAAAATGACATGTTCAGATCTTGAAGGTTTTGAAGATGCCCTATGGAATCTGGTAAGGTCTGAAAGTGGCAAGATGACAAATTCAAGGTTTCTAGATTCTCAAGACTGCATATTGACATGGGAAGCACATATAGATTGACGCAATTCGATAAATGAAGTGTTTGCAGATTGTAGAGGTTACTGATGCAATTGGGCAGACTTCTGATAGGGGTAGATGAGACATCCAAGTACCTCAAGTGTTTTAATCTACCAACCGACTGTGGAAGCTCTGTAATTTGGCTGCCTCGAAAATCTAGCACTCGCAAGCACCTGAAGTAAAGAAACAACTGGGTATCAAGAGCATAACCCCAGGAATGTAATGCACGAACTTTAGGAAGCATGCTCCAGAGAACTTTAGGCACCTCCATGTCATCGGCCAAGGATGCATAGCGGCATGCTTCAGTGCGCCCATTGGCATTCTTAGAGTTGATGATCTGGACTTCATCCCCAGCAACAGATTGAGCGAGGTCATGCACCAAGTCATGAATCTTGTACTTAATATTGCGATCTTCTTCTAATTCTTTCTTCGACAAATCAAGCTCCTCTACTTCTTGAAGGAAAGAAATCCACAATAAGTGCTCAAAATAGTCGTTCGCTTGATCATAAACCGATTGGCAGCCATACTTAGCAGGTTCAATAAAGCCAAGAGCAATCCATTGCTGAATAAGCTTGTCCCTGTCAATCTCATGGTTTCTAGGAAATGATGCGCAATATGCGAAGCACTGCTTTAGACCAGGTGGCATTTGATCATAGGTAAGCTTGAGAGACGGCAAGATAGTGTCTTCCTTATCCAGCTGCCATATCTCACTGTCCTTCACAGCTACCCATGATTCCTCATTCCTCTTGAACCGCAACATGCTCCCAAGAGCCTTGGCTGCCAACGGCACCCCACCACATTTCCGGACAATCTCCTTCCCTACCTTGACCAACTTGGGATGCAAATCCTCCTCCCCTTCCTCAAAAGCCTTTCTCTTGAACAGCTCCCAGCAATCATCATCGGAGAGGCCTTTGAGCACGAACGGCGGCACGGTACGCACCATCATGCCGACCTTGCGGTTCCGTGTGGTcacgatgatcttgctgccccgCTTGCCATCCTTGAGGAGCAGCTTCAGCCTCTCCCACTCCTCCTGGCTCTCCGTCCACACATCCTCAAGAACCAGCAGGTACTTCTTCCCCGTGAACGTCTCTGACAAGAAATTTGCCATGGCTTCCAAGCTGGTCAGATCGCGCTTCAACTTGGTCGCGTTCACAATCGGCTGGATCAGCCCCCTGAGACTGAAATCAACGGACATGGAGACCCAAATCCGGAGGTCGAACACCTCGTCGTTGGCCCTCCGGTCGTTGAACACTNNNNNNNNNNNNNNNNNNNNNNNNNNNNNNNNNNNNNNNNNNNNNNNNNNNNNNNNNNNNNNNNNNNNNNNNNNNNNNNNNNNNNNNNNNNNNNNNNNNNtgggactacaaactatactccatttaaccaaccgatatttctttttcgttgtccccttgccaaagaatctggatcgataataatcagtttatgcagaattccttttggtaggatgaaagaatgataacatatacggtaccatattagttagtgcttgaattaatgagtaccaatcttccacccggggacaacaatttacctttccaactgcggcgtttttgt contains:
- the LOC124662059 gene encoding putative disease resistance protein RGA1 produces the protein MSVDFSLRGLIQPIVNATKLKRDLTSLEAMANFLSETFTGKKYLLVLEDVWTESQEEWERLKLLLKDGKRGSKIIVTTRNRKVGMMVRTVPPFVLKGLSDDDCWELFKRKAFEEGEEDLHPKLVKVGKEIVRKCGGVPLAAKALGSMLRFKRNEESWVAVKDSEIWQLDKEDTILPSLKLTYDQMPPGLKQCFAYCASFPRNHEIDRDKLIQQWIALGFIEPAKYGCQSVYDQANDYFEHLLWISFLQEVEELDLSKKELEEDRNIKYKIHDLVHDLAQSVAGDEVQIINSKNANGRTEACRYASLADDMEVPKVLWSMLPKVRALHSWGYALDTQLFLYFRCLRVLDFRGSQITELPQSVGRLKHLRYLDVSSTPIRSLPNCISNLYNLQTLHLSNCVNLYVLPMSICSLENLETLNLSSCHFQTLPDSIGHLQNLQDLNMSFCSFLWTLPNSIGELQSLQALNFKGCVILETLPDTICRLQSLHFLNLSRCGVLRALPINIGNLSNLLHLNLSQCSDLEAIPNSIGCIRRLQTLDMSHCSSLSELPGSIGGLLELQTLIISHHARSLALPIATSHLPNLQTLDLSWNIGLEELPESIGNLHSLKELILFQCWSLRMLPESITGLVMLESLSLVGCEVLAKLPDGMTTITSLKHLKNDQCLSLEKLPRGFGQWTKLETLSLLIIGDTCSSIAELKDLHLLTGFLKIECCSQKKNLTNDAKRANLRNKRKLGTLSVSWTSSCSSDDLKNVESFLEVLMPPENLEVLEICGYMGTKFPSWMMKSMESWLPNITSLSLGNIPNCICVPPLGHIPYLQSLELRHMSSVRNMSSEILTAGQKNTLYQSLKELHFEDMPELEIWPTSLAMDSKESQHETFMFPVLKTVTASGCPKMRPNPCLPDAISDLSLSNSSELLSVGRMFSPSSSKSASLLRRLWITNCHASSNDWNLLQHRPKLEYLTIEYCESLHVLPQAIRYLSMLRKLKIDNCTDLEVLPEWLGDLIALESLEISCCQKLVSLPEGLRCLTALEELIVSGCSSALTENCRKETGKDWLKISHIPSILIS